GCACCCTTAACCaaccaaatacatatgtatgtacatgcatatgtagtcAAGTTTTGTACAAGTATTTTATCGTTTCTTATTCTTATTATGTTGTTCAAGTATGTATCTTACTAAATGTACGTAAAAATGTTATTCAATACACGTTTATCTATTTGGatagtttatttattgattaaagTGTTAACTATGTAGAATTCTATGATATACTGTTTTATTGTGATTATTTAcaatactataataataaagtGATTGATTAGTCAATatctaattttttaaatgatccTTCTACTCCAAAAATATCTCCAGCATTTTTTGCCTTTCCTGGTCTTTTAGCTTCGTTTACCCGCAGGTTTTCttcttgtaaaaaaaactctttATTTTTCTTCATCTTATCAATTGTTTGTTCTGAAATGTCAAAATAATTAATAGGtgcatgaaataaattatttttgttgtgaaaaaatattacttcTCAGGGTAAGGGTATCCGATGCTCTTCCACCGAACTCACTCAACATTATATCTTTTGAGACATATTCATAAAAAGACTTCATTTCATTTGCAGTGTGAATATGTATCATTTCCATCAATTCTTGCTTCATAAATGGCCGCATCAAAGCCAATATCTTATCCATGAAAGACACTGCGTTTATAAAATGCATTCCACTCAGTCGAACAGGCATTGCTTCCTAATGAATCagtttttgtaattattatatttttcataagaACTTCGGTAAAtcggaaatttttttaaataaatgaaattttaagccACCcagtcattatatgtatgtatgtaatatttgtgtatataggtaggtatgtacatttaataataagGGTGGATTAAATTTCACCTGTAAATAGTAGAGAATTTTCTTCAGCGGTATTATAGCAAGTCTGGCCAAATGACCAATCACCACCCCGTCCATGTCAATAACAATTTTATGACCCAAATCAGTACCCTAAATAAAGTTTAcacatgttatatgtatgtttgatatattcacatgaaatgaaaaaaatggaatatgaatgtatttacatattcttGAAGCATTAGATCAGTAACCGAACAAAAGTATTTCATGGCATCAGCAAATATAAAGTGTGATGGTTCCATATCGTAAAGCTTACAATAAATCACTCGCTCACCTTTGATGGTCGTTTCTGGCAATATTATAAATGAtctaaaacaatataaattacacgaaaataataatttcttaaAACACGTAGattcataattacatacatatgtacttattaaaaGTACTTTACATAAAGTCCATTGCGCGGACAAGTGAGCTGTGGTTGGGATCTCTGTTACTGAAGAATTCTGGAACATGAGTTCTAACTGTATAGTATGTTTCAATGGTGTACTTTGCCTTTTCCATGCTATAAAAGCAACTGTGCAAAAAGAATACAATATCCAAATctaaaagttaaaattaattagtaattaaaatatttgattttgctTTTTTGTGTTCATACCAGATAATTTGGGTAAGTGAGGCTGTTTTTCTATCCAATCTCTCATACTATCGAGAGAGTCTTTTGAGAGCTgggaattttttttgaattcttCTTCAACAGTTACCGAAGTCATTGCCATTATGCTAaagtagaatatacatatgtatgtacataaattttgttcaaagtatacatataatgaaaatttaatatatttgtgaCTGTTTTTGGCTACCTGTCTCGTCCTGAACGTGTTGAGAAAACAAACTCTAGCTCAATACTGATTATTCTATCTTTGGGTATGTGGACATGTAACGAGTGGCCTTTGCACCGATtgctaattacatacataggtacatacaatgtacattatacattatatgtgaCCTTCGCCAATTGCAAGTTAATCGTCGCGATGATGGATAATCAGGAAATAATTGTTAATTCACCATTAAAAAATCTAACGATATTGTAAAAATCATGATTCATGGTGATTATCCCACCAAAAAATATCCACTAATGGActgtactaaaaaaaattcaaatttaaaattattgttaaaaatatatatctatatatatatatatatatatatatatatatatatatatatatatatatatatatatatatataataataattgttgtgTAATTTAAATGCGGTTATAATTACGCAATTGACACAGAAAAGGTCATCCAGAAACTGGTACTGCAAGGAGGACAGcggtaatgtacatatgtaattgaaacgatacagttattttattttattatattgttacaatcaatatacactcgtcattacagatcgctccaatgcgacgggtgtacgataacgaaatacagaatacatatacaatcagaaatcagaaatacaataatacatatacaatcagaatacatagcatataacaattaattatataacaattactcagaaataataatcatagagacatctatggattatttttagattttgtgtacaattttttatacatataataaatacgaaattatagagatatctatagatttcagataactgtgcataattattataaattatacacagacagatttttgtgataaaaggaaatgatctaataccaatttttcaggaaccgtttcagcaatgatcacataaaattggcaaactctgatagagaaacgatcgatttggagtcacaaaacccccaaacctaaccagcagtttgacgactcaaaccttcggtctcagtggtgctaattatatacgctaccattaatggtgcgtacgcaccaagccaacgaacggcccacaggccaacttttaaaacatcttcgacaaacaaaagtcgaggattacctgtatgtgattgttgatgatctaattttaggtcaatctcgaaaatttatttaaattgggcatgttctgttttaactttcaatattttattttaattttagtataatgattataattttattttgatatttgaattttattttaatataataataatagttttaattttggtatttaatttcaatttttaaatttaatttttatttcgatattttgtacgctactggttttatcctgctggttaaaacgttggcccaaaatcgtcgttggtttggtccgtacgcagcatcagaggtaaaatttatcggataatatgtgattaataattttatttcgacgaaagaaaaaaaaccctttgacaaatcaccgacatccgacaccgcgtttttttatgaattgttgtttttatcgatcatcgacggtcgaaatacagtaacatattgtgacgacttttaagaaataataacaagatgaaattataatatttctctggttttaaatgcgtatcgtcgtaattcaaaacattgttgtaattcaaaacattgttgtaattcaaaacatcaacgatgatctaattttagctcaatctcgctctttagcttaattttgatatttaatttcaatttttatttcaatattttgtacgctactggttttatcctgctggttaaaaagttggcccaaaatcg
This Arctopsyche grandis isolate Sample6627 chromosome 7, ASM5162203v2, whole genome shotgun sequence DNA region includes the following protein-coding sequences:
- the LOC143914154 gene encoding alpha-tocopherol transfer protein-like, yielding MYVISNRCKGHSLHVHIPKDRIISIELEFVFSTRSGRDSIMAMTSVTVEEEFKKNSQLSKDSLDSMRDWIEKQPHLPKLSDLDIVFFLHSCFYSMEKAKYTIETYYTVRTHVPEFFSNRDPNHSSLVRAMDFISFIILPETTIKGERVIYCKLYDMEPSHFIFADAMKYFCSVTDLMLQEYGTDLGHKIVIDMDGVVIGHLARLAIIPLKKILYYLQEAMPVRLSGMHFINAVSFMDKILALMRPFMKQELMEMIHIHTANEMKSFYEYVSKDIMLSEFGGRASDTLTLRKQTIDKMKKNKEFFLQEENLRVNEAKRPGKAKNAGDIFGVEGSFKKLDID